A part of Vicia villosa cultivar HV-30 ecotype Madison, WI unplaced genomic scaffold, Vvil1.0 ctg.001080F_1_1_3, whole genome shotgun sequence genomic DNA contains:
- the LOC131633155 gene encoding uncharacterized protein LOC131633155: protein MECFHWMKNKKKGKKGTMALKLDMSKAYDRIEWEFVEGALKAMEFPDYFTQLIKRCISTVTYQILLNGQPSRKFFPQRGLRQGDPLSPFLFIICADAFAGLLKRKAASAEIHGILVARKAPVITHLFFADDCLLFGRANEGEADVILQTIHEYQKASGQMVNFEKSEVSFSPNVSNASKEVLRQRLGFKAVGSHIKYLGLPVVFGRKKKEVFSMVIDRVWKKVKGWKEGFLSRAGKEVLIKAVAQSIPTYIMSCYRLPDSCCKEIETILSRFWWGSKEGENKIHWMSWKRMAHSKDVGGMGFRGIKDFNTSLLGKQFWRLMQEDGSLFERFFKGRYYPRGRITEAPVGFKPSYAWRSLLSAKDVVVAGSRWRVGNGDKINVWRDNWVPSTPGFKPLIWQDPTNHLMKVSELIDEDLGQWNRTLILDTFMESDAHHVLSIHLSRTLPEDKLIWNHDKDGEFTVKTAYQILSKQKFHLNPGTSADADSSVWKKLWKLPLQEKIKNFMWRLLKNILPTRTNLNKKAKEPWTAQVVCTGLWKLWQARNNSVFKGEVQNPQNLASSIFDSVLEWNDSRNSVLPNPSVQASVAMANSSWVVQSDAGCFEGGVVALGCIVKSSEDKILTSACQRFSSSTDVAIAELMSITWAIQIALEHKLDNIIFQSDALSVVDCINGTSYSANLELLVNDCKELLRNFQNAVVVYLNRNCNRDAHHMVHVGFNVGSKCWAGVIPPLEVDSVSLDSVAPVPS, encoded by the exons ATGGAGTGTTTTCACTGgatgaagaataagaagaagggGAAAAAAGGCACTATGGCTCTGAAGTTGGACATGTCCAAAGCCTATGATAGAATTGAATGGGAGTTTGTGGAAGGTGCTTTGAAAGCTATGGAATTTCCTGATTATTTCACTCAACTCATAAAACGTTGTATATCCACAGTcacttaccaaatccttctcaaTGGCCAACCTAGCAGAAAATTTTTTCCTCAAAGGGGTCTCCGGCAAGGAGACCCTCTCTCTCCGTTCTTGTTTATAATTTGTGCTGACGCTTTTGCAGGTTTACTTAAGAGGAAGGCTGCCTCTGCAGAGATCCATGGTATTCTTGTCGCAAGGAAGGCCCCCGTTATCACCCATCTCTTCTTTGCAGACGATTGTTTGTTGTTTGGCCGTGCAAATGAAGGTGAAGCTGACGTTATTCTCCAAACGATACATGAGTATCAGAAAGCTTCGGGACAAATGGTCAATTTCGAAAAATCTGAAGTCTCTTTCAGCCCTAATGTCTCTAATGCATCCAAGGAGGTCCTTCGACAAAGGCTGGGTTTTAAAGCAGTTGGAAGTCACATTAAATATTTGGGGCTGCCTGTAGTGTttggaagaaagaaaaaagaagtctTTTCTATGGTCATTGACAGAGTATGGAAGAAAGTCAAAGGATGGAAGGAAGGCTTTTTGTCTAGGGCCGGGAAAGAGGTACTCATTAAAGCTGTAGCCCAATCCATACCAACATATATCATGAGTTGCTACAGATTGCCTGATAGTTGTTGTAAGGAGATAGAAACAATACTGTCTAGATTTTGGTGGGGCTCCAAAGAAGGTGAAAACAAGATCCATTGGATGAGCTGGAAGCGCATGGCACATTCTAAAGATGTTGGAGGAATGGGATTCCGTGGCATTAAAGACTTCAATACAAGTCTACTTGGAAAACAATTCTGGAGATTGATGCAAGAAGATGGTTCTTTATTTGAAAGGTTCTTTAAGGGCAGATATTATCCGCGCGGTAGGATCACTGAGGCCCCTGTGGGTTTTAAACCCAGTTATGCTTGGCGCAGCTTGCTTAGTGCTAAGGACGTAGTTGTGGCAGGTTCAAGATGGAGAGTCGGAAATGGTGATAAGATCAATGTTTGGAGGGATAACTGGGTTCCTTCCACCCCAGGTTTCAAACCTTTGATCTGGCAGGATCCAACAAACCATCTTATGAAAGTTTCAGAACTGATAGACGAGGATTTGGGTCAATGGAACCGAACTCTGATTTTAGATACTTTCATGGAGAGTGATGCTCATCATGTTCTCAGTATACACCTCTCGAGAACTCTTCCTGAAGACAAATTGATATGGAACCATGACAAGGATGGCGAATTCACGGTGAAGACTGCATATCAAATTCTGAGCAAGCAAAAATTTCATCTTAATCCAGGCACTTCTGCGGATGCTGACAGTTCTGTTTGGAAGAAGCTGTGGAAACTTCCTCTGCAAGAAAAGATTAAAAACTTTATGTGGAGGCTCCTTAAGAACATCCTTCCCACAAGAACCAATCTAAACAAAAAAG CAAAAGAACCTTGGACGGCGCAGGTTGTGTGTACTGGACTGTGGAAGTTGTGGCAAGCTAGAAACAATTCAGTCTTCAAGGGTGAGGTTCAAAACCCACAAAACCTGGCTAGCTCGATCTTTGATTCAGTTTTGGAGTGGAATGATTCTAGGAATTCTGTGCTTCCAAATCCCTCTGTGCAAGCCTCGGTTGCGATGGCCAACAGTTCTTGGGTGGTGCAGTCTGATGCTGGTTGTTTTGAGGGGGGTGTTGTGGCGCTTGGTTGCATTGTTAAATCCTCTGAGGACAAAATCCTCACATCTGCCTGTCAGAGATTCTCAAGCTCTACTGATGTTGCAATTGCAGAGCTGATGAGTATAACTTGGGCCATACAAATTGCCTTGGAGCACAAACTAGACAACATTATCTTCCAATCTGATGCCCTTTCTGTTGTGGATTGTATCAATGGGACTTCCTACTCTGCCAATCTGGAGCTGCTCGTTAATGACTGCAAAGAGCTGCTTAGGAATTTTCAAAATGCTGTTGTTGTGTATTTGAATAGAAATTGTAATAGAGATGCCCATCACATGGTGCATGTAGGTTTTAATGTTGGCTCTAAGTGTTGGGCTGGTGTAATCCCTCCTTTGGAGGTAGACTCTGTTTCTTTGGATTCTGTGGCTCCTGTGCCTTCTTAA